In Caloranaerobacter ferrireducens, the sequence TTCTTAACTTCAAATGCATATTCATTAAATTTGTCAGAAATAGGCAATATGCTTACTTGTACAGGCGCTAACCAAACAGGGAATTTACCTGCATAATGTTCTATTAAAATTCCAATAAATCTTTCAATACTTCCGAAAATAACTCTATGAAGCATTATTGGTCTATGCTTATTACCATCACTTCCTACGTATGTTAGATCAAATCTCTGTGGCATTTGGAAATCTAACTGTATTGTTCCGCACTGCCATGTCCTGCCTATAGCATCCTCTAGGTGAATATCTATTTTCGGACCGTAAAAAGCTCCATCTCCTTCATTAACCTTAAACTCAAGCCCTTTTTCTTCTAAAGCTTCTCTAAGCGCATTTGTCGCTAATTCCCATTCTTCATCAGTTCCCATCGAATTTTCTGGTCTTGTTGAAAGCTCTATATGATACTTGAAACCAAATATATTATAAACATAGTCAACAAAATCAATTACACCCTTTATCTCGTCTTTTACTTGTTCTGGTAGCATGAAAATATGAGCATCATCTTGAGTAAATGATCTAACTCTCATAAGCCCATGCAATACTCCAGATAATTCATGTCTGTGCACTAAGCCTAATTCACACATTCTAATAGGGAAATCTCTATAACTGTACATCTTTCTCTTATAAAGCAGCATTGCTCCTGGGCAGTTCATTGGCTTTATAGCATAGTCAACAGAATCAATATTTGTAAAATACATATTTTCTTTATAATGATCCCAGTGTCCAGATCTATGCCATAATTCTTCATTTAATATAATAGGTGTTTTTACCTCTCCATAACCTCTTTTAATATGTTCTTTTCTCCAAAAATCTTCTAAAATATTTCTGATAACCATTCCTTTCGGATGGAAGAACGGGAAGCCTGGACCTTCTTCTTGTATACTAAATAAATCTAATTCCTTACCTAACTTCCTATGATCTCTTTTCTTAGCTTCTTCAAGTCTATGCAGATATTCATCTAAATCCTTTTTCTTTTCAAAAGAAGTTCCATATATTCTCTGAAGCATCTTATTGTTTTCATCACCACGCCAATATGCCCCGGCTATACTTAATAATTTTATTGCTTTAACCTTTTTTGTATTTGGCAAGTGTGGCCCGGCACATAAATCAACAAATTCACCTTGTTTGTAAAAAGATATTACTGCATCCTCAGGTAAATCCATTACTAATTCAACTTTATAATCTTCA encodes:
- the thrS gene encoding threonine--tRNA ligase; its protein translation is MAKIKITLPDGSVREYEKGVSVFDVANDISSGLARAAVGAKINGKVVGLNHIIEEDASMSILKFSDDEGADIFRHTSAHILAQAVKRLYPNTKLAIGPAIENGFYYDFDSEHKFTPEDLEKIEAEMKKIVKEQLDIERFELPREEAIKFLKDKGEDYKVELVMDLPEDAVISFYKQGEFVDLCAGPHLPNTKKVKAIKLLSIAGAYWRGDENNKMLQRIYGTSFEKKKDLDEYLHRLEEAKKRDHRKLGKELDLFSIQEEGPGFPFFHPKGMVIRNILEDFWRKEHIKRGYGEVKTPIILNEELWHRSGHWDHYKENMYFTNIDSVDYAIKPMNCPGAMLLYKRKMYSYRDFPIRMCELGLVHRHELSGVLHGLMRVRSFTQDDAHIFMLPEQVKDEIKGVIDFVDYVYNIFGFKYHIELSTRPENSMGTDEEWELATNALREALEEKGLEFKVNEGDGAFYGPKIDIHLEDAIGRTWQCGTIQLDFQMPQRFDLTYVGSDGNKHRPIMLHRVIFGSIERFIGILIEHYAGKFPVWLAPVQVSILPISDKFNEYAFEVKKILEEKDIRVEVDTRAEKIGYKIREAQLNKVPYMLIVGEKEAENKTVSVRARGEGDIGAFDIEGFLNRILDEIKNKK